Proteins found in one Neomonachus schauinslandi chromosome 1, ASM220157v2, whole genome shotgun sequence genomic segment:
- the ZNF80 gene encoding LOW QUALITY PROTEIN: zinc finger protein 80 (The sequence of the model RefSeq protein was modified relative to this genomic sequence to represent the inferred CDS: inserted 6 bases in 3 codons; substituted 4 bases at 4 genomic stop codons) has protein sequence MSLEHNRLGTDESLHSKVFQKQDAAGDAIHDCDSXAPSKDTXVHAGKTLYKCKECRKVCDKNCLLVRHQQIHTGVKPXEXATCEKVDFAXHMRIHAGEKPYKCIECGKVFNRRSHLTLHQQIYSGKKPSKCSECRKTFRCHXVFVQHYMTHNDKKLFGHEECGKAFHYDSSLTRHRRIHTGEKPYTCSECGKTFPFHSDFIQHGKTLTAQKPYECKECGEGFCYSFSLTXHTRSHTGEKPCECSECGKAFDYHSAFIRPMTIHTRERKH, from the exons ATGAGCCTTGAACACAACAGGTTGGGGACAGATGAGAGTCTGCATTCAAAGGTTTTCCAGAAGCAAGATGCTGCAGGAGATGCTATTCATGACTGTGACTCATAGGCACCAAGTAAAGACAC GGTTCATGCAGGGAAGACCCTCTACAAATGCAAAGAATGCAGGAAAGTATGCGACAAGAATTGCCTCCTTGTTCGACATCAGCAGATTCACACTGGAGTGAAGCCTTAGGA TGCCACATGTGAAAAGGTAGACTTTGCTTGACACATGAGGATTCACGCTGGGGAGAAGCCCTATAAGTGCATAGAGTGTGGGAAGGTCTTTAACCGGAGGTCACACCTCACACTCCACCAGCAGATCTACAGTGGCAAGAAGCCCTCTAAGTGCAGTGAATGTAGAAAGACCTTCCGCTGTCA TGTTTTTGTCCAGCATTACATGACCCACAATGACAAAAAACTCTTTGGGCACGAagagtgtgggaaagcctttcaTTACGACTCTTCCTTAACTCGACACAGGAggattcacactggagagaagccctataCGTGCAGTGAATGTGGAAAGACCTTCCCCTTCCACTCTGACTTTATCCAACACGGTAAGACCCTCACTGCACAAAAGCCCTATGAGTGTAAAGAATGTGGGGAAGGTTTTTGCTACAGCTTCTCCCTCACATGACACACCAGGAgtcacactggagagaagccctgTGAGTGCAGTGAGTGTGGAAAGGCCTTTGACTACCACTCTGCTTTCATCCGGCCTATGACAATCCACACTAGAGAAAGGAAACATTGA